The Scyliorhinus torazame isolate Kashiwa2021f chromosome 22, sScyTor2.1, whole genome shotgun sequence DNA segment GGAGAGTAGGAAGGAGCATAgtgctgagagacagaggggagagtttgagggagcaccgtgctgagagggggagagttagAAAGAGCATAgtactgagagacagaggggagtgtttgagggagcacagtgctgagagaggtggagagttggagggagcacagtgctgagagacagagaggagcgTTTGAGGGAGCACAGCACAGAGGGGGAGGGTTTGAGGAGCACAGTGCTGAGAAAGGGGAAGAGTTTGAGGTAGCAATGCtgagagagagtttgagggagcacagtgctgagaggcaGAGTTTGAGGGAGCACAGTGCAGAAAGGGATAGTTTGAGggaggacagtgctgagggagagtttgagggagcacagtgctgagagggaAAGTTTGAGGGAGCACAGTGTTGAGAAAGGGGAAGGgtttgaggtagcagtgctgagagagtttgagggagcacagtgctgagggagagtttgAGGGAGCACAGTGCTGAAAGGGAGAGTTTGAGGAGCACAGTGCCGAGAAAGGGGAAGAGATTGAGGTAGCAATgctgacagagagagattgagagagcacagtgctgagaggcagagtttgagggagcacagtgctgagagagtttgagggagcacagtgctgagaggcagagtttgagggagcacagtgctgagaggcaGAGTTTGAGGGATCACAGTGCTGAGAGGCAGAGTTTGAGGGAGCACAGTGCTGAAAGGGATAGCTTGAGGgagcacagtgctgagggagagtttgagggagcacagtgctgagaaAGGGGAAGAgtttgaggtagcagtgctgagagagtttgagggagcacagtgctgagagagtttgagggagcacagtgctgaaagggagagtttgagggagcacagtgctgagggagagtttgAGGGAGCACAGTGCTGAAAGGGAGAGTTTGAGGGAGCACAGTGCTGAAAGGGAGAGCTGAGGGAGCACAGAGCTGAGAAAGGGGAAGAgtttgaggtagcagtgctgagagagtttgagggagcacagtgctgagagagagtttgagggagCATAGTGCTGAAAGGGATAGTTTGAGGgagcacagtgctgagggagaatttGAGGAAGCacagtgctgagggggagagtttgagggagcacagtgctgagggggagagtttgagggagcacagtgctgagggggagagtttgagggagcacagtgctgagagggggagagtttgAGGGAGCACAGGGCCAAGAGGGGGAGAGCTTGAGGGagcacagtactgagagagggggagagtttgaGGGAGCACTGTGCCGTGAGGGGGAGAGTTTAAGGGAGCACAGTGCTGATAGAGGGGGAGTGTTTGAGGGAGCACAGTGCCGAGAGGGGGAGAGTTTgagggagcagtgctgagagagggggagagtatgagggcgcacagtgctgagagagggggagtgtttgagggagcacag contains these protein-coding regions:
- the LOC140398994 gene encoding uncharacterized protein — protein: MLPQTLSQHCAPSNSLSTATSNSSPFSALCSLSSPFQHCAPSNSPFQHCAPSNSPSALCSLKLSLSALCSLKLSQHCAPSNSLSTATSNSSPFSALCSLKLSLSTVLPQAIPFSTVLPQTLPLSTVIPQTLPLSTVLPQTLPLSTVLPQTLSALCSLKLCLSALCSLNLSLSALLPQSLPLSRHCAPQTLPFSTVLPQTLPQHCAPSNSLSTATSNPSPFSTLCSLKLSLSALCSLKLSLSTVLPQTIPFCTVLPQTLPLSTVLPQTLSQHCYLKLFPFLSTVLLKPSPSVLCSLKRSSLSLSTVLPPTLHLSQHCAPSNTPLCLSVLCSF